The Paenibacillus sp. BIC5C1 DNA segment GGGTGCTCTGGTAACGTTCATCCGTAATTTCGATCAATATCCCCTGATTGCGTCCAGCTTCGAGGGTTGGAAGGCAGTGCGGTGTCAGTCCCCTATTGATGGTGAGCAGTTGGAGGATATTGCGATCACGGGTGAGGGGGTTTGGGATGGCGGTGGAGAGGCATGGCGTCCGGTGAAACGATCGAAGATGACTGCCTCGCAGTGGAATCGACTGGTCTCTTCGGGTGGTGTAGTGGAGCATGCTGGCGGAGACGAAGCCATTTGGTGGCCGTCGACTTCTGCTCTTGAAGGTGGTGCGGTTGCGAATCGTCTGCATCTGGAGCAAGTGTATGATGTGGCTGCTTATGAGGAAGTCAGAGACTTTTTGCGTCCTAACATGGTCAGCTTGCGTCAATGTAAACGAGTGCTTTTGGACGGTCCGACGTTCCAGAACTCGCCTGCATGGAATCTGCATCCGTGGGCATCCGAGCATGTCACAATTCGTAACGTAAGTGTACGGAATCCATGGTTTTCCCAGAATGGTGATGGGCTTGATATCGAATCCTGCCGTCATGTCCTTGTGGAGCAAAGTGTATTCGATGTTGGTGATGATGCGATCTGTCTGAAATCCGGCAAGGATGCAGAAGGTCGTGAACTTGGTCTGCCTTCGGAATATATTACAATCCGCGATTGCACCGTGTATCACGGTCATGGCGGTTTTGTCATTGGCAGTGAAATGTCCGGTGGCGTGCGGCATGTCCGGGTCTCGGATTGTACGTTTATTGGAACGGATATTGGGCTTCGCTTCAAAAGCGCGCGTGGGCGCGGCGGGGTCGTTGAGGATATTCAGGTGGAGCGCATTTATATGAAGGATATCATAATGGAGGCTATCTCGTTTTCCTTTTTCTATGCCAATCAGGAGGGTTCCGCTCGTGGTAGCGACTTGGCTCAGGAGGTCAGTGAGGAGACACCGGTGTTCCGGGATATTCGAATATCGCAGGTGGTCTGCGCAGGGGCAGAAACCGCGTTATTGGTGAGTGCTCTGCCGGAAATGCCATTGGATGGTCTGGTCATTCAGGGATATACGGTGACGGCTCGTAACGGGGTGCAATGCGCTCATGCGAAGCACCTGCGAATCGCCGATATGAACGCATATATTACCGAAGGATCGTTAATTCATTTGCACCAGTGTAAGGGGGCGGAGCTGGAAGCGATTGAGGGCATGGGCGCAGACGGTCGGCTTCTAATGGTGACAGGACATGAATCGGCAGGGATCGTATGCCGGGAAAGTGATGCAGATACGGAGGGACGCCAAATCTCGGTTGGTCCTGAAGTAAGAAGTGGTGTAATTATCCGCAGGTAAAAAGGGGCCAAACTAGTATACGTTTAGCATATCACCGCGGGCATCTCCTGGCGCGCGGTGTCATGATAGGTTGTCTTATGACAGACGTCCTGCCTCGCTAGTCGCTTTGAAGATCTATCGATGTTCTTTGCGATAGCGAAGCGGCGTCGTCCCGGTCACCTGTTTAAACGTTTTATTAAAATGGGCTGTATGCTCAAATCCTACCTTCTCCGCAATCATTTGCACCCGTTCCTGAGTGGACAGTAAACGTCTCTGTGCCTCCCGGACCCGGGTAACACGCAAATATTCGCTGAAGCGAAACCCGGTAAAACGGCTGAACATCCGGCTCAAATAAGATGGACTGATATAAAATCGTGTTGCGGCCTCTTCTAATGTGAGGGGCTCGGTATAATGATTGTTCACGTAAGTGACGATCTCACTGATCTTATCCTGCATGGGATGATGGGGGACCGGAGAAGATTGCCGAGTATCTTCTTCAACCCGGTGGATCTGAATCAGAATCTGGGCAAGCAGGCTTCTCACCACGATGTCATAATGAGGGCGCCGCTCCCGGCATTCTTGCAGCATCTGCCACAGCATTCGTTCGATCTCGGGCTGTTCCGCATCAGGGAAGTGCAGCAGCCTTGAATGATCGAAGGGGAGCAGACCACATATTCCAAGCTCCATCCCGGTTGCAAAAGAAGGTGAGAATCCGATCAGGATTCGTTCAAAGCCGGGAAGGCTTCCTTTGGATGTAGTATGTACATCATGGGGATTGATCAGGATCAAATCACCTTTGCGGGCGGTAAGAAGCTGACCATTCATGGAATAGACACGTTCTCCTTCAAGCAGATAATACAGTTCGTAAAAAGGGTGGGCATGAGGCTGTGGCATGGCGTTCCCGTCGTGTCTGCTCATATGTTCAATGGTGAATGAACTCTCGCCAATTCGATATTTGGGTCCAATGCGATCCTCTATAACACTCATAACACGTCTCCCCTCTGCGCCAGCTGATTTACGGTTAATATCCATATCATAACGGAAAATCCAGTTTGTTGTAAACGCTATCATTCGAATGAGGGCCCGAATAGACGAAATGAATGGAATGCGGGTGGAATGATTTTCGGCAAGCTTAGATATGCTGTAAAGGTGACAAAAGTCTATTCATGTTTTACAGTAGGGGGAGTGAGGCTAACCTCTGGATAGGGGTGTCTCCAATTCGATTTGGAAGGAAGGAAATAGAATATGACGACACATGAATTATCGCCACTCGTTGCTGCACTGAATATGCAGCCACACGTTGAAGGCGGTTGGTATAAGGAAGAATGGAAGGCATCGTATCAAATTCCCCAATCCGTACTGCCGGATACATACTCAGGTCCTCGATTCTCGGCAAGTTCGACATACTTCCTGCTGCACGCGCATGAAGTCTCGGAATGGCATACCGTTTTGTCAGACGAGCTCTGGTTGTGGCATAGCGGCAGTCCGATTGAATTGAAATTGGGCGGCAACGGAGAAAATCCGGAAAATGAAGAAGTACTCGTGTTGGGTATGGATATTGCTGCGGGTCAATCGCCGCAGGTACTTGTTCCAGCCGGAGTATGGCAAACCGCACGTCCGCTGGGTGATGAACCTGTACTGGTCACGTGTGTAGTAGCTCCAGGTTTCCATTTTGATGATTTCAAACTGGTATCCAAAGGCTAATATAA contains these protein-coding regions:
- a CDS encoding AraC family transcriptional regulator translates to MSVIEDRIGPKYRIGESSFTIEHMSRHDGNAMPQPHAHPFYELYYLLEGERVYSMNGQLLTARKGDLILINPHDVHTTSKGSLPGFERILIGFSPSFATGMELGICGLLPFDHSRLLHFPDAEQPEIERMLWQMLQECRERRPHYDIVVRSLLAQILIQIHRVEEDTRQSSPVPHHPMQDKISEIVTYVNNHYTEPLTLEEAATRFYISPSYLSRMFSRFTGFRFSEYLRVTRVREAQRRLLSTQERVQMIAEKVGFEHTAHFNKTFKQVTGTTPLRYRKEHR
- a CDS encoding glycoside hydrolase family 28 protein gives rise to the protein MNTYYSPLDTGEGVKSDTKAYEVSLPVIPAQDFQITDYGAVGDGLTDNTEMFRLAIAACAEAGGGRLVIPAGVWLTGPIVLRSRIELHAQAGALVTFIRNFDQYPLIASSFEGWKAVRCQSPIDGEQLEDIAITGEGVWDGGGEAWRPVKRSKMTASQWNRLVSSGGVVEHAGGDEAIWWPSTSALEGGAVANRLHLEQVYDVAAYEEVRDFLRPNMVSLRQCKRVLLDGPTFQNSPAWNLHPWASEHVTIRNVSVRNPWFSQNGDGLDIESCRHVLVEQSVFDVGDDAICLKSGKDAEGRELGLPSEYITIRDCTVYHGHGGFVIGSEMSGGVRHVRVSDCTFIGTDIGLRFKSARGRGGVVEDIQVERIYMKDIIMEAISFSFFYANQEGSARGSDLAQEVSEETPVFRDIRISQVVCAGAETALLVSALPEMPLDGLVIQGYTVTARNGVQCAHAKHLRIADMNAYITEGSLIHLHQCKGAELEAIEGMGADGRLLMVTGHESAGIVCRESDADTEGRQISVGPEVRSGVIIRR
- a CDS encoding cupin domain-containing protein — translated: MTTHELSPLVAALNMQPHVEGGWYKEEWKASYQIPQSVLPDTYSGPRFSASSTYFLLHAHEVSEWHTVLSDELWLWHSGSPIELKLGGNGENPENEEVLVLGMDIAAGQSPQVLVPAGVWQTARPLGDEPVLVTCVVAPGFHFDDFKLVSKG